The Terriglobia bacterium genome contains the following window.
GCCCGGGCCGACGAGCGCCAGGCCGCGCGGAGCGCCGAGCAGGCGGAGCGGGAGCTCGACCGCTACAACCGGCTGGCGCGCGACCTCGTGGTCTCGCGGGAGGTGGTCGACCAGTACGAGAGCGGGCGGGACGTGGCCGCTGCGGCGCGGGACGCCGCCGCCGCACGGGTCCGGCAAGCCGCGGCGGTCCTCGACGCCGCTCGAGCCGCTCTCGACAAGACCGTGTTGAGGGCCCCGTTCGACGGCGTCGTGGCGGACCTCAAGACGGAAATCGGCGAGTGGATCACCCCCTCCCCACCGGGCCTCCCGATCCCCCCGGTGCTCGAGGTCATCGATACCGACGCGATCTACGTCAGCGCTCCCATGGACGAGGTGGACGTCGCCCGGGTGCGGGCGGGCCGGCCGGTGCGCATCACGATGGACGCCTTCCCGGGGCGCTCGCTCCCGGGGCGCGTGACGCGGGTCGCCCCGTACGTGCTCGACGTTCAGGAGCAGAACCGGACGTTCGAGATCGAGGCGGAGTTCGACGACGCGGCGTTCTCGAGGACGCTGCTGCCCGGCACTTCCGCGGACGTGGAGGTCGTCCTCGACGCGCGGGACCCGGTGCTCCGCATTCCGAGCTACGCGCTCATCGAGGGGGGAAGAGTGCTCTCGGTTCGGGACGGCCGGCTCGTCGCGCTGAAGGTTAGGACGGGCCTCAGGAACTGGGAGTTCGTCGAGATCCGCGAGGGGCT
Protein-coding sequences here:
- a CDS encoding efflux RND transporter periplasmic adaptor subunit; protein product: MRRSWTQRILVFALLLGAAVALRFTVFRTAPIPVTVFRVAPGRVEETVTNSRAGTIQSRRRATLSTEVGGRVAKLPVKKGDRVRTGQVLVVLAHADVEAQVAQQGRALDAARADERQAARSAEQAERELDRYNRLARDLVVSREVVDQYESGRDVAAAARDAAAARVRQAAAVLDAARAALDKTVLRAPFDGVVADLKTEIGEWITPSPPGLPIPPVLEVIDTDAIYVSAPMDEVDVARVRAGRPVRITMDAFPGRSLPGRVTRVAPYVLDVQEQNRTFEIEAEFDDAAFSRTLLPGTSADVEVVLDARDPVLRIPSYALIEGGRVLSVRDGRLVALKVRTGLRNWEFVEIREGLAPGEAVAVSLDRAEIREGAEVRIAGETLK